One segment of Nostoc piscinale CENA21 DNA contains the following:
- a CDS encoding valine--pyruvate transaminase: MNPALTKIGAQMSNLTGVRAIMKDIVETLQASQGQELINLSAGNPLILPEVEQLWRDATAELLASAEYGEVVCRYGASQGYAPLIEAIANDFNKRYGLNLTSRNILITPGSQSLYFYAANAFGGSTSNGELRQIVLPLSPDYTGYGGVCLQPEALIAYKPTLDIDAANHKFKYRPDFSQLAVSEQTGCIIFSRPCNPTGNVLTANEVNKIAALAATYNVPVLIDSAYAPPYPALNFTEMQPIFGENIIHCMSLSKAGLPGERIGVAIGDEKFIQVLECFQTNLCIHASRYGQAIASRAINSGKLGEIAEQVIRPFYQNKFAVLETTLDAAMPKDLPWFLHRGEGAIFAWLWLKDLPITDWEFYQELKKVGVIVVPGSTFFPGLQEEWSHKHQCLRISLTGSDTEIVAAMQRLAKVAEQVYQRAVVSA, from the coding sequence ATGAACCCTGCCCTAACGAAAATTGGCGCTCAAATGTCCAACCTCACTGGTGTACGAGCGATTATGAAGGACATTGTAGAAACGTTGCAAGCGAGTCAGGGGCAGGAGTTAATTAATTTAAGTGCGGGAAATCCGTTGATTTTGCCAGAGGTGGAACAGTTGTGGCGCGATGCAACGGCGGAACTGTTGGCGAGTGCGGAATATGGGGAAGTGGTTTGTCGTTATGGTGCAAGTCAAGGTTATGCGCCGTTAATTGAAGCGATCGCAAATGACTTCAACAAACGCTATGGTTTAAACTTAACCTCTCGCAATATCTTAATTACTCCCGGTAGCCAAAGCCTTTATTTCTACGCAGCCAATGCCTTTGGTGGTTCCACCAGCAACGGTGAACTGCGACAAATTGTTTTACCTTTAAGTCCCGACTACACAGGCTATGGCGGCGTGTGTTTGCAACCAGAGGCTTTAATCGCTTACAAACCAACTTTGGATATAGACGCAGCTAACCACAAATTTAAATATCGCCCCGATTTTAGCCAATTGGCGGTGTCAGAACAAACTGGTTGTATTATCTTCTCTCGTCCTTGCAACCCCACTGGTAACGTCCTCACAGCCAATGAAGTCAACAAAATTGCTGCTCTCGCTGCAACTTATAATGTACCTGTGTTGATTGATTCTGCTTACGCGCCTCCCTACCCTGCTTTGAACTTCACAGAGATGCAGCCAATATTTGGGGAAAATATTATTCACTGCATGAGTTTGTCGAAAGCAGGATTACCAGGGGAACGTATTGGTGTCGCTATTGGTGATGAAAAGTTCATTCAAGTTCTTGAATGCTTCCAGACAAACTTGTGTATTCATGCTTCTCGTTATGGACAAGCGATCGCCTCTCGTGCCATCAACTCCGGTAAACTAGGAGAAATTGCGGAACAAGTTATTCGGCCTTTTTACCAAAACAAGTTTGCAGTTCTGGAAACTACTCTAGATGCTGCTATGCCAAAAGATTTACCTTGGTTCCTCCACCGTGGTGAAGGCGCAATCTTTGCATGGTTATGGTTGAAAGATTTACCCATTACTGATTGGGAATTTTACCAAGAACTCAAAAAAGTTGGAGTTATTGTGGTTCCTGGTAGTACCTTCTTCCCCGGTTTACAAGAAGAATGGTCACACAAACACCAATGTTTACGCATTAGCTTGACTGGTAGCGATACTGAGATTGTAGCTGCTATGCAACGTCTCGCTAAAGTAGCCGAGCAAGTTTATCAGCGTGCGGTGGTGAGTGCGTGA
- a CDS encoding HEAT repeat domain-containing protein: protein MNILEGLRKYAANHVLLVGKPGSGKSTALERLLWEEAQKAKQGELNQKIPVLVELRRYTTSVLDLIRNFLFEHKLNLNSEEIQNLLFKGKFLLLVDGLNELPNELARRNLDDFRKQYRQFTPMIFTTRDLSVGGDLGIEKKLEMQPLTEAQMQQFVHAYLPEKMADEMLRQLSGRLRQLGETPLLLWMLCELFKSDQLIPASLGALFRLFSGVYHELKRDIPIAEKLRHWQADLLQHLAFVMIQGDNSTELQLTISQQQARNILTIFLEKKVEFADDCARHWLEDLLKYHLIQRRTDTEIEFHHQLIQEYYAAEFLLSQLDKISDKKLKQNYLNYLKWTEPLALMLGLVDDEKQAVRVVKLALDVDLMLGARLAREVKQEYQKKTVNLIWELDIHKLLKVEFLGTIRSENGIYVFNYPLHDENYVCSRVAKLLGNIGNKGAINPLITAFQENYSYVNMTFQFELLKIAKNKVAVNLLITALQDEDHGVRRNAALTLGTIGNKAAVNLLITALQDKDSDVRMIAAYALGEIGNEAALNPLITALKDEDYNVRRSAAHALIKIAKNKVVINPLITALQDEDSGVRMIAAYALGEIGNEAVVNPLITALKDEDYNVRRSAAYALGEIGNEAALNLLITALQDKDSEMRWRAAQALGKIGNKAALNPLITALQDKNSDVRWRAAQALGKIADSEILPQIWELHLKTPSQDKSDAIAQIQERCKFYNHAIFYNVLDEETNNADPLSSSLNTLNQTLKTMSETPKYDFSNATFNNLTGSVIGNIQGDNIGTQNNYPAIPELATVLEQLLAKIEQDKPTVIDAQPIVAEVVENHPVLKDKQVVEQVMKTYPPLKVRLRKAVTAAGIETVKILFAPAGIPIEAIKAWNEAE from the coding sequence TTGAACATCCTGGAAGGGTTACGGAAGTATGCAGCCAATCATGTTTTGCTAGTGGGAAAACCTGGTTCTGGTAAATCTACGGCTTTAGAACGCTTGTTGTGGGAAGAAGCCCAAAAGGCAAAACAGGGAGAATTAAATCAGAAAATTCCTGTGCTGGTGGAGTTGAGGCGCTACACAACTTCGGTACTGGATTTAATTAGAAACTTTTTATTTGAGCATAAATTAAACCTCAACAGTGAAGAAATTCAGAATTTACTGTTTAAAGGCAAATTCTTACTCCTTGTAGATGGGTTAAATGAATTACCCAACGAATTAGCTAGACGAAATTTAGATGATTTTCGCAAGCAATACCGTCAATTCACGCCGATGATTTTCACGACGCGAGATTTGAGTGTAGGCGGTGATTTAGGTATTGAAAAAAAGCTGGAAATGCAGCCTCTCACAGAAGCGCAAATGCAGCAGTTTGTTCACGCCTATTTACCAGAAAAGATGGCAGATGAAATGCTGCGACAGTTAAGTGGACGCTTGCGGCAATTGGGAGAAACGCCTCTGTTACTGTGGATGTTGTGTGAATTGTTCAAATCTGATCAACTAATTCCTGCTAGTTTAGGTGCGCTGTTTCGTTTGTTCTCTGGAGTGTATCACGAACTCAAAAGAGATATACCAATTGCTGAAAAGTTGCGTCACTGGCAAGCTGATTTATTACAACATCTGGCATTTGTAATGATTCAAGGTGACAATTCAACGGAGTTACAATTAACCATTTCTCAGCAGCAAGCTAGGAATATTTTAACAATATTTTTAGAGAAGAAAGTAGAATTTGCTGATGATTGTGCAAGACATTGGCTGGAAGATTTGCTCAAATATCACTTAATTCAAAGGCGAACAGATACAGAGATTGAGTTTCATCACCAGCTAATTCAAGAATATTACGCCGCAGAATTTTTACTCTCACAGCTTGACAAGATTAGTGATAAGAAGCTGAAACAAAATTATTTGAATTATTTGAAGTGGACAGAACCCTTAGCCTTGATGTTGGGGTTAGTAGATGATGAAAAACAAGCAGTGCGAGTGGTGAAGTTAGCTTTAGATGTAGATTTAATGTTAGGGGCAAGGTTAGCAAGAGAGGTAAAGCAAGAGTATCAGAAAAAAACAGTTAATTTAATTTGGGAGTTAGATATTCATAAATTACTCAAAGTTGAGTTTTTGGGGACAATTCGCTCTGAAAATGGCATTTATGTTTTCAATTATCCATTGCACGATGAAAATTATGTTTGTAGTAGAGTCGCAAAGCTGTTAGGAAATATTGGCAATAAAGGGGCGATAAATCCCTTAATTACCGCTTTCCAAGAAAACTATTCCTATGTTAATATGACATTCCAATTTGAGTTACTAAAAATCGCCAAAAATAAAGTGGCGGTAAATCTCTTAATTACCGCTTTGCAAGATGAAGATCATGGTGTGCGTAGAAATGCCGCATTGACGTTAGGAACAATCGGCAATAAAGCGGCGGTAAATCTCTTAATTACTGCTTTGCAAGATAAAGATTCTGATGTGCGTATGATTGCTGCATATGCGCTAGGAGAAATCGGTAATGAAGCGGCGCTCAATCCCTTAATTACTGCTTTGAAAGATGAAGATTATAATGTGCGTAGGAGTGCCGCACATGCGTTAATAAAAATCGCTAAAAATAAAGTGGTGATAAATCCCTTAATTACCGCTTTGCAAGATGAAGATTCTGGTGTGCGTATGATTGCCGCATATGCGTTAGGAGAAATCGGCAATGAAGCGGTGGTAAATCCCTTAATTACTGCTTTGAAAGATGAAGATTATAATGTGCGTAGGAGTGCCGCATATGCGTTAGGAGAAATCGGCAATGAAGCGGCGCTCAATCTCTTAATTACTGCTTTGCAAGATAAAGATTCTGAGATGCGTTGGAGAGCCGCACAAGCGTTAGGAAAAATCGGCAATAAAGCGGCGCTCAATCCCTTAATTACTGCTTTGCAAGATAAAAATTCTGATGTGCGTTGGAGAGCCGCACAAGCGTTAGGAAAAATTGCTGATTCTGAAATTTTACCTCAGATTTGGGAGTTACACTTAAAAACACCATCACAAGATAAAAGCGATGCAATTGCTCAAATTCAAGAGCGTTGCAAATTTTATAATCATGCAATTTTTTATAATGTATTAGATGAAGAAACTAACAACGCAGATCCTTTAAGCAGCTCTCTTAATACACTTAATCAAACACTAAAAACTATGTCAGAAACTCCTAAATATGATTTTAGTAATGCTACTTTTAACAACCTCACAGGAAGTGTTATAGGAAATATTCAAGGTGATAACATTGGCACTCAAAACAATTACCCAGCAATACCAGAATTAGCAACTGTGCTGGAGCAATTGTTGGCGAAAATTGAGCAAGATAAACCGACTGTAATTGATGCTCAACCAATTGTGGCTGAAGTTGTTGAGAATCATCCTGTACTAAAAGATAAGCAAGTAGTTGAGCAAGTTATGAAAACATATCCCCCGCTTAAGGTACGTTTGCGAAAAGCAGTGACAGCCGCAGGTATTGAGACGGTGAAGATTTTGTTTGCTCCGGCTGGTATTCCTATTGAAGCGATTAAGGCTTGGAATGAAGCTGAGTAA
- a CDS encoding S-(hydroxymethyl)glutathione dehydrogenase/class III alcohol dehydrogenase — protein MEVKAAVAYSAGKPLTIETVQLSGPQAGEVLVEIKASGVCHTDAYTLSGADPEGLFPTILGHEGAGVVVEVGAGVTSVKPGDHVIPLYTPECRQCEYCLSLKTNLCQAIRSTQGRGVMPNGTSRFSIGGEMIHHYMGTSTFANYTVLPEIAVAKIREDAPFDKVCYIGCGVTTGIGAVIYTAKVEPGAKVVVFGLGGIGLNVIQGARMVGADMIVGVDINPSKRALAEKFGMTHFVNPNEVEGDLVSYLVDLTKGGADYTFECIGNVKVMRQALECCHKGWGVSVIIGVAGAGQEISTRPFQLVTGRVWKGSAFGGARGRTDVPKIVDWYMDGKINIDDLITHVMPIEQINHALELMHKGESIRSVVTF, from the coding sequence TTGGAAGTCAAAGCAGCAGTAGCTTACAGCGCGGGTAAGCCCCTAACTATTGAAACTGTGCAATTATCAGGGCCACAAGCAGGAGAGGTTTTAGTAGAAATTAAAGCTTCGGGAGTTTGTCACACCGATGCTTATACTCTGTCTGGTGCTGATCCTGAAGGTTTATTTCCCACAATTTTAGGTCATGAAGGCGCTGGTGTAGTCGTAGAGGTGGGGGCTGGTGTCACCAGCGTTAAACCAGGAGATCATGTCATCCCACTTTACACCCCAGAATGTCGCCAGTGTGAATATTGTCTCAGCCTGAAAACCAATCTCTGCCAAGCAATTCGCTCTACCCAAGGGCGCGGTGTTATGCCCAACGGTACGAGTCGTTTTAGCATTGGTGGCGAAATGATTCACCATTATATGGGTACATCCACCTTTGCTAACTACACCGTATTACCAGAAATTGCTGTTGCCAAAATTCGAGAAGATGCTCCATTCGACAAAGTTTGTTACATCGGTTGCGGTGTCACCACAGGTATAGGTGCAGTGATTTATACTGCCAAAGTAGAACCGGGCGCAAAAGTTGTAGTTTTCGGTTTGGGTGGTATTGGCTTAAACGTCATCCAAGGTGCGCGGATGGTAGGAGCCGATATGATTGTGGGGGTAGATATTAATCCCAGCAAACGCGCCTTAGCCGAAAAGTTTGGGATGACGCACTTTGTTAACCCTAATGAAGTCGAAGGTGATTTAGTTAGTTACTTGGTTGATTTAACTAAAGGCGGTGCAGACTATACCTTTGAATGTATTGGCAATGTCAAAGTGATGCGTCAAGCATTAGAATGCTGCCATAAAGGTTGGGGTGTCAGTGTCATTATTGGTGTGGCTGGCGCAGGACAAGAAATCAGCACACGTCCGTTTCAATTAGTCACAGGTAGAGTATGGAAAGGTTCAGCCTTTGGTGGTGCAAGAGGACGCACAGATGTGCCGAAAATTGTTGATTGGTATATGGATGGCAAAATCAATATTGATGATTTAATTACCCATGTCATGCCAATTGAACAAATTAATCATGCTTTAGAATTAATGCACAAAGGTGAATCTATTCGCAGTGTTGTAACGTTTTAG
- a CDS encoding Uma2 family endonuclease: MITTSEVISNPQETPLAEKRVTLNNISWDAYEQILDALGDNRAAQLTYYQGMLEIMTPLEEHETGSEHIGMLIHLLTEELNLNIKSMASTTLKIPGLKVGAEPDKCYYIQNEPAVRGKTVNLAVDPPPDLILEVDITHTDINKKQMYQDMKVPEFWRYNGTKLTIYLLEQGEYQESETSATFAILTKSMVYEFLAQCKTQGETQTKRAFRKMLQSQIQQ; the protein is encoded by the coding sequence ATGATTACTACCAGTGAAGTGATAAGCAATCCTCAAGAAACACCACTTGCAGAAAAGCGTGTCACACTGAATAACATTAGTTGGGATGCTTATGAGCAAATTCTTGATGCTTTAGGTGATAATCGCGCAGCCCAACTGACATATTATCAGGGAATGTTGGAGATTATGACACCTTTAGAAGAACATGAAACTGGTAGTGAACATATTGGGATGTTGATTCATCTTTTGACTGAGGAACTGAATCTTAATATTAAAAGTATGGCTTCAACGACGCTAAAAATCCCAGGCTTAAAAGTAGGTGCAGAACCGGATAAATGTTACTACATTCAAAATGAGCCTGCTGTGAGAGGTAAAACAGTAAATTTAGCAGTAGATCCACCTCCAGATTTAATCTTAGAAGTAGATATCACCCATACAGATATCAATAAAAAACAAATGTATCAGGATATGAAAGTTCCTGAATTTTGGCGGTATAACGGTACAAAATTAACTATTTACCTTTTAGAGCAAGGCGAATACCAAGAATCAGAAACTAGCGCCACATTTGCGATATTAACTAAATCAATGGTTTACGAGTTTTTAGCCCAATGCAAAACTCAAGGCGAAACCCAAACTAAACGCGCTTTTCGGAAAATGTTGCAATCACAAATTCAGCAGTAG
- a CDS encoding DUF29 domain-containing protein — protein sequence MQTPQSKQTNLYETDFYAWSQQQADLLRHQQWHQLDLSNLIEEIESLGRKERQELRNRLSILIAHLLKWEYQPTKRSRSWLATIRIQRRDILKLLEENPSLNSYLEIAIQEAYENARDLASAETNLPLSTFLQQCSYILADIFNASFYPGEPSSDDLME from the coding sequence ATGCAAACTCCACAAAGTAAACAAACTAATCTCTATGAAACTGATTTTTATGCTTGGAGTCAGCAACAAGCTGACTTACTCCGTCATCAACAATGGCATCAACTTGACTTATCCAATTTAATTGAGGAAATTGAATCTTTGGGAAGAAAGGAACGCCAAGAATTGCGAAATCGCCTCAGTATATTAATTGCACATTTATTAAAATGGGAATATCAACCGACAAAACGCAGCCGCAGTTGGTTAGCCACAATTCGCATTCAACGGCGGGATATTCTCAAATTACTAGAGGAAAATCCAAGTTTAAACTCTTATTTAGAAATAGCAATTCAGGAAGCTTATGAAAATGCTAGGGATTTAGCTTCAGCAGAAACTAACCTTCCACTTTCAACATTTCTTCAGCAATGTTCATATATCTTAGCTGACATTTTTAACGCCAGCTTTTATCCTGGCGAACCATCAAGCGATGATTTAATGGAATAA
- the fghA gene encoding S-formylglutathione hydrolase — MTHLQTISEYKCFDGQLGFYSHTSATCKGEMRFAVYQPPQAAHKPVPVLYFLSGLTCTEENFMVKAGAQRYAAEYGLMLVATDTSPRNTGIVGEDDAWDFGTGAGFYVDATAEPWRSHYQMYSYIVQELPAIIAANFPIQADKQGIFGHSMGGHGALVCAIRNPQQYKSVSAFAPIVAPMSCPWGQKAFSGYLGNNQDSWRAYDASELIKQLGYHSPILIDQGTADKFLTEQLKPELFEQACASVNQPLNLRYQAGYDHSYYFIASFIEDHIRHHAIALN; from the coding sequence ATGACGCATCTGCAAACTATCTCCGAATATAAATGCTTTGACGGTCAACTCGGCTTTTACTCTCATACTTCCGCAACTTGTAAGGGTGAAATGCGCTTTGCTGTTTATCAGCCTCCCCAAGCAGCACACAAACCAGTACCAGTTCTCTACTTCCTCTCTGGTTTGACTTGTACAGAAGAAAACTTCATGGTCAAAGCTGGGGCGCAACGTTACGCGGCCGAGTATGGTTTAATGTTGGTAGCAACCGATACTAGCCCCCGAAATACTGGCATTGTCGGTGAAGATGATGCTTGGGATTTCGGCACAGGTGCAGGATTTTATGTTGATGCTACCGCAGAACCTTGGCGATCGCACTATCAAATGTATAGTTACATCGTCCAAGAATTACCTGCTATCATTGCAGCTAACTTCCCCATCCAAGCAGATAAACAAGGTATTTTCGGTCATTCAATGGGGGGACATGGGGCGTTAGTTTGTGCCATACGTAACCCCCAACAATATAAATCAGTGTCTGCCTTTGCACCCATCGTTGCACCGATGAGTTGTCCTTGGGGACAAAAGGCTTTTAGTGGTTATTTAGGCAATAATCAAGATAGTTGGCGTGCTTATGATGCGAGTGAATTAATCAAACAATTAGGCTATCATAGTCCCATTTTAATTGACCAAGGCACGGCAGATAAATTTTTAACTGAACAATTAAAACCAGAGTTATTTGAACAAGCTTGTGCATCTGTAAATCAACCCCTCAATTTACGTTACCAAGCTGGCTATGACCATAGTTATTATTTCATTGCTAGTTTTATTGAAGACCATATTCGTCATCATGCGATCGCACTGAATTAA
- the abc-f gene encoding ribosomal protection-like ABC-F family protein yields the protein MQKKSILIAENLSYEHSDMQLLLSGIQGSITIGDRIALVGRNGVGKSTLLKIIAGQIQPKSGSVFRQGSVYYLPQISTIQESINADTVLNYLISIADEWWNIEEILQTQFNTTIDLSLPIANLSGGELTKLFLAIGLSQQPNLLLLDEPTNHIDLPALESLRQFLVNFAGAYVIVSHKPFFLDQVTAVTWELTPNQLKVYGGNFSDYRRQKQIELEVAMRSHEVARKELKRTQAAAMQEQQRAAQAQRNGRAKFLNGSIDRAAAGSMKIQAQVSAGTAKKKHEAAVAKATQKVNETKIKTTKVTNINLEETNYKHRNLIAIQGANLWVANRLLIQNIQLHISSGERIAIIGANGSGKSTLAKAILGMEKETVLLESGEILITPVMKAVYLDQTYQLINRQQTILENMQSANSNLSYQLLRQQLGHFLFKYDDVHKSAFVLSGGELARLAIAMISISEIDLLILDEPTNNLDIETVEQMVIGINEYQGALLVISHDIDFFKSHQYQPQLASETAKLTNDKLFTQST from the coding sequence ATGCAGAAAAAATCAATATTAATCGCTGAGAATTTAAGTTATGAACACAGCGATATGCAGCTATTGTTGTCAGGGATTCAAGGAAGTATTACAATAGGCGATCGCATTGCTTTAGTTGGTCGCAATGGTGTTGGCAAATCAACTCTATTAAAGATAATTGCAGGGCAGATTCAGCCTAAATCTGGTTCGGTGTTTCGGCAGGGTAGTGTTTACTATTTACCCCAAATTAGTACTATTCAAGAATCAATTAATGCAGATACAGTATTAAATTATTTAATTTCAATTGCTGATGAATGGTGGAACATTGAAGAGATTTTGCAAACCCAATTCAACACAACCATTGATTTATCATTACCAATTGCTAATTTAAGCGGTGGAGAATTGACAAAATTATTTTTGGCAATTGGTTTATCACAACAACCCAATTTGTTGTTGCTAGATGAACCAACAAATCATATAGATTTACCTGCATTAGAGAGCTTGAGACAGTTTCTGGTAAATTTTGCTGGTGCTTATGTCATTGTCTCTCACAAACCTTTTTTCTTAGATCAAGTAACTGCTGTGACTTGGGAACTTACACCCAATCAATTAAAAGTATATGGAGGCAATTTTTCTGATTATCGACGACAAAAGCAAATAGAATTAGAAGTGGCAATGCGATCGCACGAAGTAGCGAGAAAGGAACTTAAACGCACCCAAGCAGCTGCGATGCAAGAACAGCAACGCGCCGCCCAAGCACAACGTAACGGTCGAGCGAAGTTTCTCAATGGTAGTATTGACAGAGCCGCTGCCGGCTCAATGAAAATTCAAGCTCAAGTCTCAGCTGGCACAGCTAAAAAGAAGCATGAAGCAGCTGTAGCCAAAGCAACTCAAAAAGTCAACGAGACAAAGATTAAAACTACCAAAGTCACCAACATTAATTTAGAGGAAACAAACTATAAACACAGAAATTTAATTGCTATTCAAGGTGCAAATCTTTGGGTAGCTAATCGGCTACTAATCCAAAATATTCAGTTGCATATTTCTTCTGGTGAACGCATTGCGATTATTGGGGCAAATGGTTCAGGGAAATCAACTTTAGCGAAAGCTATTTTGGGGATGGAGAAGGAAACAGTGTTATTAGAATCAGGTGAGATTTTAATTACACCTGTCATGAAAGCTGTTTATCTCGACCAAACTTATCAACTCATAAATCGTCAGCAGACAATTCTAGAAAATATGCAGTCTGCTAATTCCAATCTGAGTTATCAGTTATTACGTCAACAGCTAGGACACTTTTTATTTAAATATGATGACGTGCATAAATCTGCATTTGTGTTGAGTGGTGGAGAGTTGGCTAGACTAGCGATCGCTATGATTAGCATATCCGAAATTGACTTGCTAATTCTCGATGAGCCAACTAATAATCTTGATATTGAAACTGTAGAACAAATGGTCATCGGTATCAATGAATATCAAGGCGCTTTGTTGGTCATTTCTCATGATATTGATTTTTTTAAGTCGCATCAATATCAACCACAGTTGGCAAGTGAAACAGCAAAGCTTACAAATGACAAGTTATTTACCCAATCAACTTGA